TTCCGCGAGGAGGTCGCGGACCATGGCCTCCAGGGCCTTCTCCTCCTCGGGCGGCGGCCGGATGCGCGCGAGGATCTCCGCCTCCAGGGTCACGGGCGGGGGATGCGGCGCGGCGCATAAAAGGTGTTGGGGACGCTCAGTGGAGCACGCCCGTGGTCAGGGCGTTGTTGTACGCGCCGATGATGCCGTTGATGATGAACTGGACCGCGATGGCCGCGAGGAGGAGTCCCATGATCCGTCCGATGACCTTGGTCCCCGTGCGGCCGATTCGCTTGAAGATCCGGTCTGCGTAGTGCATGAGGAAGAACGTGGTCATCACGGCGACGAGGATCCCCGCGAAGATGAACATCTTGTCCATGGGGTCCGCGACAGGATGGGTCATGTAGATCATGACCGTGGTAATCGCGCCCGGTCCTGCCAGAAGGGGCACGCCGAGCGGGATGATCCCCACGTCCTCCCGCTCCAGGGTCTCCGTCCGCTCGGACTCCGTCATCTTGGTCCGCGGGCGCTCGCCGTGCATCATCTCGAAGGCGACGACGAACAGCAGGACGCCGCCGGCGATCTCGAACGCGGGAATCGAGAAGCCG
The sequence above is drawn from the Thermoplasmata archaeon genome and encodes:
- a CDS encoding MarC family protein, whose product is MVDVAFAATAMASIFAIVDPFGVIPFFSVLTEDMSFQQKRDVISKSCLVATTVLGVFAVFGQFIFAAFGFSIPAFEIAGGVLLFVVAFEMMHGERPRTKMTESERTETLEREDVGIIPLGVPLLAGPGAITTVMIYMTHPVADPMDKMFIFAGILVAVMTTFFLMHYADRIFKRIGRTGTKVIGRIMGLLLAAIAVQFIINGIIGAYNNALTTGVLH